ATTAAATTTTAGAAAATAGCCCATTTTTTGTTTAATTTAGGCGAAAGTCAACAAAAAAGGGTGGCGAAGCCACCCACACATGTTGATGAAGAGCCAATTTTTTTCTTCTTTAATCTCCTTGTCATTCATTTCGTTAACAAAAAGATCAACCTTTGAAAGATTGGCTAGGGATAATTTTTTTGCGTACAATGAGGTTTTGTGTTCTTTTGTAGTTGTATAACCTTTAATCACTCTGCGCACGCGTTCTGCGGTAATGGAATCCGCGTAATCTTCCATTTCTACAAGAATAAACTTACGATTTCCGCCATCTTGTTTATTAAGGTTTAAAACTGCGTGAGCCGTTGTTCCTGATCCAGCAAAACTGTCAAGGATAATTGAAGATTTGTCGCAAAGAAAATTCAATATATATTCTACCAATGACGGAGATTTTGGATAATTAAAGACCTTGTCTTTACCGAAAATTTGGTCAAGTTGCTTTCCGGCTTCTTCTGTTGTGTCAACTCCGACAGAGGCGTCTATTAGATTTGGAGGAACCTCTGGAGCATAATCTTGTTTTTTATAAGAAATAACGAGTTGCTTTGAACAACTAACCCTAGTTCCTGCACGAAGTTCTTCTTCTAGTTTTTCTTGCAGCCAAGTAAATCTATTTTCAAATGATATTTCATTTTTATTGACACCGTTTTCTACTATAGCATCGTTTAGGAGTTTATTTGGATATTTTTCTGTTCCATAAATGCCTGCAGAAATAATACCGTCAGGAGTGTCTTTGAAATAGATGGTTCCTGGTGCGAAGGTAAGAATCTTCATTGAGTTCTGTGGCTTTATTATCGGATCGTCGCTTTTACTTTCTTTTTTTATGCCGCGGTAAATAACATTGTTCTTTCTTTTTTCATAGGCAAGAATGTATTCAAGGTTCTTTTTTATCTTATGAGATAAGTTTGGAGGCGTTGCCGATTTAAACCAATGCCATTCACCAACAAAATTCCCTGCACCAAAGATTTCGTCACATATCAGTTTTAGATTAGCAACTTCATTGTCATCTATGCTGATGAATATTGCACCATCCTCGCAAAGTAGTTTACGTAGTAGCTTTAGACGTGGGTACATCATACAAAGCCATTTATCATGACGCGAAAAATCCTCAAATTCTTTTCCAACAACTTTGCCGAACCATTTTCGTATTTTTGGACTATTGACATCGTCATAATAAATCCAACCACCTTTTTCGGGGGATTCTCCGGTGTTATAGGGTGGATCGATGTAGATGCATTTTATCTTGCCTTCGTATTCCGGCATCAAGGCTTTGAGGGCTTCAAGGTTGTCGCCATGAATGATCTTGTTTTCAGAAGAGCCTTTTTCGCAGTTGAAGGAATCCTTCAGTTCCAGGGTCTTGTATGGAACATCCAGGTGATGATTCAGAACAGCATCTTTTCCGAGCCAGTGTAAGGAGGGCAAGGGAACCTCGGGGCAAAAGTGAAACTTGGGGCTTTGCTCCGAAATTGAAAGACTTTGAATCCGCTTTTTCGCAGAAAAGAAAAAGGTGTGGAATCGCGAGCCTTCTGCAGTTGAGGTTCTGGTAAACCCTTGCGCAAAAAGACGAAACGACCCACACCCGATGGGGTGTGAGTGTCCGTCCATAATTCTTGCGCAATAAAAATTTACCAGATTTCAACTGCAAGATTAAGGACAAATACCCTAAAATCAAACGCCCGGCATTTCTGCCAAGCTATGTCAAGGAGAATATAGTTAAACGTTTTTCTTTCCTTTGTTGCCATTGTCGAATAATGTTATTATATTTAGGTAAAGAAAGTAAGGGAAGTAAAGAATTATGGAAACAGCAAAAGTATCTTCAAAAGGACAAGTAACCATTCCCATCGAAATCCGCAAAAAACTGGGTCTTCAAGAAGGCTCCCATGTGGCTTTTGTTGAGCAAGGCAACCTGATTGTTCTTGTGAATTCATCAATGCTGGCTCTGCGTCAAGCCCAGTCTGAATTTTCCGGCATGGCAATGGCCGCCGACATAAAGTGCGAATACGATGTCACAAAGATGATCAAGGAAGAACGGGGTTAGTATTGCGAGTAATGCTCGATACCAACGTCTTGCTTTCCGCGCTTTTATTCCCCGGGCAGAAATTTGACTCGCTTCTTGAAAATGTTTTCTCTTTTCATGAACTTGTGATTTCAAATTTTCTGCTTGATGAATTGCGTAAAATCGTCAAGAAAAAGTTTCCAACAAAGATCGAAGCCTTAGAAAGATTCATCTCGGCCATATCTTTTGAATTTGTGATCATTCCGGAAAAATACGAACAAGTTGTATCAATCCGAGATCCAAATGACTATCCGGTGCTTCTGAGCGCGTTTACAGGAAATGTTGATGTTCTTGTCACGGGCGACAAGGATTTTATGGACCTGAATCTTCCAAGGCCCGAGATTCTGACACCGGCGGCGTACATAGAAAAATATGTAGCAAAATAAGGTGAGCTGGCTGACGATTTAGACTTCTCTGAATTTCTGTCACTGAGCTTCACCCACCACATGGAAATTCTTCTAAAAACATCCACGCTAGAAGAACGTGCATTTTACATCCATCAGGGGCAAATGCCCGAGAAATTAAAAGCAATTTTGCCTGATGAAAAAATGCTTTTGAGGCAATGCGAAAACAATCTTAATGTCACTCTATACGCAGAATCAGCTTTTCTTCTTGCGCTTAGGGAGCTTGGCCTTTTGACCCGCCAGGCCCTGGAAATAGAAAGTGGCGACGATGACAAGAATTGCCGCACTGTAAATTCCAGCCTTCATAAGGATGCTAGGGGCAAAGGCAAAGGTCTGGTGATTCAAAAGAACGTATAGACCAACAAGGCACAAAATCCACAGTCCCTGAATGGAAAGGGACAACCTGTAAGGGAAGAAACCAATCATGCGACGGACATAAATGTTCATCCAGACGCACTGCAGAATCTGGTAGCTCATGCTGGAAAGGGCGGCACCTGCAATACCGAGTCTTGGAATCAGCAGGTTGTTCATCCCTATGGCAAAAACCAGGGAGACGGCGTTCATCAGGAGCATGAACTTGCTCTTGCCCAAACCGTTAATCACGGGACCTGCCAACCCGAACATGCCATTGATCAAGTTCCCAATCATGAGGATACCAAGAACCGCCACCGGATTTTCCTTGGTAATAAAGGACTTGCCCGCAATCATCATGGTCTGTTCCGGGAACAGCACGATGAAAAATCCAATGGCCAGCTGGATAAGCGTCACCATGGAAACGCAATAGCTAAAGACAGGCTTCAGGTCCGTCTTGATGCGGTCAGCGCTCATGCCCGCTACCACGGGAGTGAGAATGGGGTTGTAGCTCTGGCGAATGGTCTTAAGGCCGTTGGAAATGGTTACCATCACGGCGTAAATGCCGGCGGCCTCGGGGCCAATCAGAGCCAGCACCATCCACAAGTCCATTCGCAACAGGAAGGAGGTGACCACTTCGGAAAAACCCAGCGGGAGAGAGTAGGAAAGTAATCCCGGAGGAAGTTTTTCCTTAGTGCGCCAGGGCATTTCGGGGAACTGTTTCCTGATGATGAAATAGTAGGCAACAACCCCCAGGCAGTTTGCAATCAATAGGCCGATGGGAAGCGCTAGTTTATCTGTAGCCCCCGCAAAATAAATCACCAGGGCGATCATAGGCGCCAGGGCGGACACCGCAAAATCGTTGATGAACATCTTGTATTGCGGGTGGCGATTTCCCTCGCTGGCTCCTGCAAAAATATGAAGCAGTGACCAGGGAACTAGAGACAAGATGAACAGGGAAATCTCGGCAGTCCCCAACATGGAAAGGCCGGAGCTTAGCCGTTGCAGCCCGAACTGAGCCGCAATGAGAATCACCACCGTAATGATGGCAGCAAAGAGCACCGTTCGCTTGGCGGAAGCCATGACGCCCTCGTAACGAGGGCGGCCCTGCACCAGGTTCTGGGGCAGGTAACGGTGCAAGCCCTTGTCCAGCCCGAGAACAGAAACGCGACTCATGGTCAGCACCCAAAGCTGGGTACTGACGAACACACCAAACAGGGCCTTGTCAAAAACGCGGGCCACCACAATCATAAGGACAGGCGCCAGGACTTTCAGCACCGTTCCCGCCAAATTGTAGAAAGCGCTCTTTACCAGATATTTCTGGTCCTGCTGGACAGAAGTCTGGGTACTGTTCTGAACATTTTCCTGTGAGCCGTTTTCTGCCATACCAAGGTCCTTGAGTCCGCCGAAGGGACGAACAGCAATTAGCGCGACTTTCCTGCGGAAAGAATTTCCGCAAACTTGTTCAGCTGGATTTCGATATTCTTGTGGACGTCAAAATGTCCGTACACAAATTCCTGGGCGTTCTTACCCCGACGAATCAAGCCTTCCCGATCGGAAAGCAAACGCTTCATGGCTTCGGCAAGGCCATCCACATCGGCACAGTCCACCAGGGCGCCCGTATTGTCGTTCACCACTTCGGGAATACCGGAAAGTCTGGTGCCAATGACAGGGCGGGCAAGAGCCATGGCTTCCAAGGTCACATTGGGAATGCCGTCGATGTTTCCGTCCTTATCCTGGATGGAGGGAGCGGCAAGCAAGTGTGCCTTGTTGACGCAGTTCAAGGTCGACCTATTATTGAGGGAACCTGTAAAGGTGACCCGTTCCTCCAGGTTCAAGTCTTCCACCTGATTCTTGAGGGCAGATTCCAGAGGGCCATCCCCAACGATGGTCAGATGCACCGGGAATTTTTCCCGGGCAAGTTTAGCTACTGCATCAATGAGGAAATTAAAACCCTTCTTGGGAACAAGACGCCCAATGGCAATCACCTCGGGCAACACACCGGCGGCGCCATCGCAAGGCAGGGGCGCAAATTCGGCGGGCACGGGCAAGCGGGAAAAATCCAGACCATGATAAGAAAGCCGAACCTTGTCCGCCACGTCGCCGGCAACATCCACCAGGTGGTCCGCATTGTACTTGGTGCAGGTAAACACCACTTCGGAATGACGGATCTTGTCCGGGAGAATGTTCGCATCCTTCCAGATATCAACAGCGTGCCAGGTTCCACCGTAAGTACACTTGATCATCCAGGCCAGAGCCATGGCAAGCTCCGTCTGGTAACTGCCGAAATGGGCCTGCAAGTGGCGGGTGCCGGAAGCCTTTACCTTGTGGGCAACGCTTGCCGCCGCAACCGTCATGGCCATGGCGCGCAGCTTGTGGCTAAAGTCCTTATGCTTGAACTTCATCATGCGGCAGAGTACTCGCCAGAAAGGAAGACCGCTAAAGGTTCCAACCAGCAGCCCCTTCAGGAACCACACTACGGGATTACCCAGATAGATGGTATCGTTCTTCACGATTTCCTGAATGTCCTCAGGCTGGACGCTCATGTCTCGCTTGGCACCCGCAAGTATCTGGACCCGAAGGCCCTGCCTGACCATTTCCTGAAATTCACGATGGATGAAGGTCTGGGTAGGTTCCGGAAAACCCCACATGACAAAGCGGACCCCTTCGAGACGATTCAGGGTCTGTACGCCTTCGCCCTTTTCCAACTTCTCGGAACTAGCAGAACCTGCACAAGCTTCGCACATTACTGGACGCCCTTGGCCTTCAACACGTTCACGAAATCCATCACGCGAAGTTCGTAGCAGCGCTTCACGTTATAGTAGCCTTCCTCGAACTTGTATTCGCCATTTTCATAGCGGTAGCAACCGTCCTTGCCATCAATATTCAGCAAGGAACGCTCCACACTTCCGAACAGAGCCTGCATTTCGTTGATCAGGTACTGACCATCACCCGTTTCAAAAATATCAATGGCGATGGAGCGGAAACCAAACTTGTCGGTAATGTTACGAACCATTTCAAGAACTTCGTGAGGAGGCTCGCCCCAGGCGGCAAGTCCGGAGCCGCTGGCAAATCCATGCTTACCAACCACCTTCTTATAACCCAGGAAAGTATCGCCAATGCGAATGATACGATGTTCCCAACGAACGTCGCAGAAATCCTGGCAGATCATGTAATGCTTCTGTTCTGTACCGAGAATGGGCAGCAGGTATTTTTTCTTGACCCAGCTCCAGTAAGTCTTGCCGGTAGTAAAGCCGGAAACAAACCAGCCAAAGAACTGGTTTACCAGCAGACGGGCCTGAAGCTTGTTCTTCACGATAATCACGCCACTGGAAGCAGAGCCAATGGCTCGTTTGGAAACGAAGGGATACTTGGCGGTCTTGATAAAGTCCATGGCTTCCTGACGGCTAGCCAACACCACCGTCTTGGGATGGGGAAGCTTGTAATAATCCAGCCAGTTTACCAGGGAACGCTTATTTTCGTAGAACAGGCATTCGTCAACACCAGGGTAGACAGGCTTACCCATCTGACGATTCAGGAACATGAGACGTTCGTCATACATGGCCTTGCGTTCCAGATAGTCGCAAGGGGGACGTGCCATAAAGCCATCGCAGCCACTTTCTTCACAGGCCTTCATCCAGTCCTTGCCCGTAAAATCCACAACCTCGTAATTGACGCCCAGCTTTTCACAAGCTTCTGCATAAAGCTTGTAATCCTTGTTGAAGCTCTTTAAAATACCAATCTTCATAATACCCAATATAGAAAGTAAACTATCACTCGTTTAAACGGTAACGGACAATCTTCGCCTCGTCGGTCTTTCCATTGCGAAGCTGGAGGTGCAACAGGTACTCCTGACCATTTTCCTCTATAATGTCCAGGTCTTCCATTTCCCAGAAACGGTCTCCCGGCTGGTTCCCACGATATTTGATGGAAATAAACGGAGTCTTTTCGCCTCTATTATTCAAACCGGAAACATCCAGTTCATCGGCACCATCGTCATGAATGAAAAAGGCGTGAACTCCGGTAAAAGGGTTCATGTCTGCATCCTTGACATCCAGCACATAGAAGAGCAGGCCCGACTTGGTAAAGACACCGCCCTGGTTAGGGACATTAGCCCATTGTTCTTCTTTCAAGCCACCATGTCTGTACAAGATATCATAGGAACGAACCAGCTTCAGTTCCTCCCCATTCTCAAAATCCAACGTATACTCGAGCAGTTTACGGTGAGGGCTGGAAGAATAAAGATGACCGTTTACAGGATTGATCGCAAGCCATCCTGCACCGGGCTGAATCTTTCTCGGAAACTTTCCATACTTTACAAAATTCAGTTTTTCATCAAAAACGGCCACGATGGAGCCCGACCGTTCCGAAGAGAACGGATGGGTACGCCCTGTCACGGCCACGTAAATGTACCCGTCATAATAGGACATCCCACCAAAATGTTTGTAAAATCCATCCTTCAGCAAATGCTGAATTTTCATCAAGTGATTTTCTGCGAGAATTTCCGGTGGATTGGATTTTGACAACTTATAGATTTTCCACTGAGTCGTATAGTACCAGCTATTCTCATCGTGGGTAATCCCTTGAGCCTCATCCTGGTCAACATTTCCCCATTCCCCCTCCCCAAGCTGCACTCCGGCATAGGTAAAGCTTGCCGGTATACGGATGGCCGGGAAACGTTGTTCCATTTCCTCGTGCAGTTCATGCTTCGTCGGAAGTTCATAATAGGAGCCGTCGTACAGCAATCCGTCTTCTGCGGCAGATACAGAAAGCGCAAGAAAAAGAATCGCTGCAAACAAGAATCTCATAGGGACAAAGATAGCCATCCCACAGGCTCTTTACCCTAAAAAGTCCTTTTTTTAAGACGAAGCCCCAAATTCAAATGACAAAAGGGCTATTGCTATGACAAAGCATCAGTTCGAGGGCATTACTTTATTCTGATTAACCACATATTCCCAGGCGAAAGCGGCGGCCCGAGCCTTCCTGACGGACTCTTCCGCGATGGCGGGGACGCTTGGGAGCTTGCGGTGAGATGCGAAACCTTCTACGGGACGGGAAACGTCCCAATCCGGATTCGTCATGGTGCCGAACACCGTCCAGCTGGCTTCATCTTCCATATTGACGTAGAAGGTGTAATCCTTATTGCTCATGGCCACGTCATCCATACGGAAGCCGAACACGTTGCGGAATTCCCGAGGCGCCGTAAAGCGATAGGCAGGCGCTGCGGTCTTGACGGAATCGACAGCGGCTGAATCGACGGAATCGGCCTTAGGTTCTTCATTCATTACGAGTGGTTCGAGGAGCGGCGCTCCAACAAAATGATTGGAAAGTTCAAGGCCCAAATACTTTAGAACCGTGGGTCCGATATTTACGTGAGAAACGGGTTCCGTAACCACCTGGGGCCTGATTCCTTCTCCCGCTACAATGAGGGGAACCCAAGTGTAACCATCCTGTGCGCCGCCGGTAAATTCCGTTACCCCGTGCTGAGCCTTGTTGGCAAAGGCATGGTCGCCAGTAAGCACGATCAAGGTGTTGTTTCCGCGAGGGCTCTTGGAAA
This genomic stretch from Fibrobacter sp. UWR4 harbors:
- a CDS encoding site-specific DNA-methyltransferase — its product is MPSLHWLGKDAVLNHHLDVPYKTLELKDSFNCEKGSSENKIIHGDNLEALKALMPEYEGKIKCIYIDPPYNTGESPEKGGWIYYDDVNSPKIRKWFGKVVGKEFEDFSRHDKWLCMMYPRLKLLRKLLCEDGAIFISIDDNEVANLKLICDEIFGAGNFVGEWHWFKSATPPNLSHKIKKNLEYILAYEKRKNNVIYRGIKKESKSDDPIIKPQNSMKILTFAPGTIYFKDTPDGIISAGIYGTEKYPNKLLNDAIVENGVNKNEISFENRFTWLQEKLEEELRAGTRVSCSKQLVISYKKQDYAPEVPPNLIDASVGVDTTEEAGKQLDQIFGKDKVFNYPKSPSLVEYILNFLCDKSSIILDSFAGSGTTAHAVLNLNKQDGGNRKFILVEMEDYADSITAERVRRVIKGYTTTKEHKTSLYAKKLSLANLSKVDLFVNEMNDKEIKEEKNWLFINMCGWLRHPFLLTFA
- a CDS encoding AbrB/MazE/SpoVT family DNA-binding domain-containing protein is translated as METAKVSSKGQVTIPIEIRKKLGLQEGSHVAFVEQGNLIVLVNSSMLALRQAQSEFSGMAMAADIKCEYDVTKMIKEERG
- a CDS encoding putative toxin-antitoxin system toxin component, PIN family, whose product is MLDTNVLLSALLFPGQKFDSLLENVFSFHELVISNFLLDELRKIVKKKFPTKIEALERFISAISFEFVIIPEKYEQVVSIRDPNDYPVLLSAFTGNVDVLVTGDKDFMDLNLPRPEILTPAAYIEKYVAK
- a CDS encoding polysaccharide biosynthesis C-terminal domain-containing protein, translating into MAENGSQENVQNSTQTSVQQDQKYLVKSAFYNLAGTVLKVLAPVLMIVVARVFDKALFGVFVSTQLWVLTMSRVSVLGLDKGLHRYLPQNLVQGRPRYEGVMASAKRTVLFAAIITVVILIAAQFGLQRLSSGLSMLGTAEISLFILSLVPWSLLHIFAGASEGNRHPQYKMFINDFAVSALAPMIALVIYFAGATDKLALPIGLLIANCLGVVAYYFIIRKQFPEMPWRTKEKLPPGLLSYSLPLGFSEVVTSFLLRMDLWMVLALIGPEAAGIYAVMVTISNGLKTIRQSYNPILTPVVAGMSADRIKTDLKPVFSYCVSMVTLIQLAIGFFIVLFPEQTMMIAGKSFITKENPVAVLGILMIGNLINGMFGLAGPVINGLGKSKFMLLMNAVSLVFAIGMNNLLIPRLGIAGAALSSMSYQILQCVWMNIYVRRMIGFFPYRLSLSIQGLWILCLVGLYVLLNHQTFAFAPSILMKAGIYSAAILVIVATFYFQGLAGQKAKLPKRKKKS
- a CDS encoding glycosyltransferase: MCEACAGSASSEKLEKGEGVQTLNRLEGVRFVMWGFPEPTQTFIHREFQEMVRQGLRVQILAGAKRDMSVQPEDIQEIVKNDTIYLGNPVVWFLKGLLVGTFSGLPFWRVLCRMMKFKHKDFSHKLRAMAMTVAAASVAHKVKASGTRHLQAHFGSYQTELAMALAWMIKCTYGGTWHAVDIWKDANILPDKIRHSEVVFTCTKYNADHLVDVAGDVADKVRLSYHGLDFSRLPVPAEFAPLPCDGAAGVLPEVIAIGRLVPKKGFNFLIDAVAKLAREKFPVHLTIVGDGPLESALKNQVEDLNLEERVTFTGSLNNRSTLNCVNKAHLLAAPSIQDKDGNIDGIPNVTLEAMALARPVIGTRLSGIPEVVNDNTGALVDCADVDGLAEAMKRLLSDREGLIRRGKNAQEFVYGHFDVHKNIEIQLNKFAEILSAGKSR
- a CDS encoding RimK family alpha-L-glutamate ligase, with the translated sequence MKIGILKSFNKDYKLYAEACEKLGVNYEVVDFTGKDWMKACEESGCDGFMARPPCDYLERKAMYDERLMFLNRQMGKPVYPGVDECLFYENKRSLVNWLDYYKLPHPKTVVLASRQEAMDFIKTAKYPFVSKRAIGSASSGVIIVKNKLQARLLVNQFFGWFVSGFTTGKTYWSWVKKKYLLPILGTEQKHYMICQDFCDVRWEHRIIRIGDTFLGYKKVVGKHGFASGSGLAAWGEPPHEVLEMVRNITDKFGFRSIAIDIFETGDGQYLINEMQALFGSVERSLLNIDGKDGCYRYENGEYKFEEGYYNVKRCYELRVMDFVNVLKAKGVQ